From the genome of Deltaproteobacteria bacterium, one region includes:
- a CDS encoding GGDEF domain-containing protein — protein MEKDYKGKFKRLKKEYLESERINQEEKECLLRVINTYGTVVAMHEEMAEELETLQKMLDIEKALPIDLIEVELGKLKDKIIAAESTEVRGAVDPAVVAELQAIVLEACRTLRNTMNALMEDFYPLTEELARRATAIDIKCTDEMEKSEFVRTGRAFLEFVDGLKQKVSEDIKYITHAFVTLLDHVKDLEKALSREFGVEQNLKRIEYFEMQVNSEVGSIVDSFNIYRTIDEIKTTVISKIKNIKRLITKKKEEDIRRAKVAQENIEKLKSQIAAAEKSMQQLSQKAQQFQAAAEMDSLTEVHNRKAFDKKIKEALDRFHEDGIPICAIFFDVDNFKEINDTLGHVAGDKVLQKVAQCLVRSFRKGDFVARFGGDEFVVLIERLTMEMAKERILTFRKNLAKIRFTSYAKGDIPITVSAGISLARKGDTVESLIARADKVMYNQKQKKKGALKK, from the coding sequence ATGGAGAAGGATTACAAAGGAAAATTCAAGCGGCTGAAAAAGGAATACCTGGAGAGCGAGCGCATCAACCAGGAGGAAAAGGAATGCCTCCTGCGGGTGATCAACACCTACGGGACGGTGGTGGCCATGCACGAGGAAATGGCCGAAGAACTGGAAACCCTCCAAAAGATGCTGGATATCGAAAAGGCGCTTCCCATCGACCTCATCGAGGTAGAGCTTGGAAAACTAAAGGACAAGATCATTGCCGCAGAGAGCACAGAGGTTCGAGGGGCGGTCGATCCGGCGGTTGTTGCGGAACTCCAGGCCATCGTCCTTGAGGCCTGTCGCACCCTCAGGAACACGATGAACGCCCTCATGGAGGATTTCTATCCCCTCACGGAGGAGTTGGCCCGCAGGGCAACAGCCATAGATATCAAGTGCACCGATGAGATGGAGAAATCCGAGTTCGTGAGAACCGGAAGGGCATTCCTGGAATTCGTGGATGGCTTGAAGCAGAAGGTTTCCGAAGATATTAAGTACATCACCCACGCCTTTGTGACCTTACTTGATCATGTCAAGGACCTGGAGAAGGCCCTGAGCCGGGAGTTCGGCGTGGAGCAGAACCTCAAGCGTATCGAGTATTTTGAAATGCAGGTGAACTCCGAGGTGGGATCCATCGTTGATTCCTTCAACATTTACAGGACCATCGATGAGATCAAGACCACCGTGATCAGCAAAATCAAAAACATCAAGCGTTTGATTACAAAAAAGAAGGAAGAGGATATCCGTAGGGCGAAGGTAGCCCAGGAAAATATCGAAAAGTTGAAGAGTCAGATCGCCGCCGCGGAGAAGAGCATGCAGCAGCTCTCTCAAAAGGCCCAACAGTTCCAGGCCGCGGCTGAAATGGACAGCCTGACAGAGGTCCATAACAGGAAGGCCTTTGACAAAAAGATCAAGGAAGCCCTGGACCGATTCCACGAGGACGGGATACCCATCTGTGCCATTTTTTTTGACGTGGACAACTTCAAGGAGATCAACGATACCCTCGGTCATGTGGCCGGTGACAAGGTGCTCCAAAAGGTGGCACAGTGTCTCGTGCGGAGTTTCCGCAAAGGCGATTTCGTGGCCAGGTTCGGCGGAGACGAGTTTGTGGTGTTGATCGAGCGGCTGACAATGGAGATGGCCAAGGAAAGGATTCTGACATTCCGAAAGAATCTGGCCAAGATACGGTTTACATCCTATGCCAAAGGAGATATTCCGATTACGGTGAGCGCCGGCATTTCATTGGCCCGGAAGGGGGATACCGTTGAAAGCCTTATTGCACGGGCCGACAAGGTGATGTACAACCAGAAGCAGAAGAAAAAAGGCGCTTTAAAGAAATAA
- a CDS encoding TIGR02757 family protein — MVTAGGPPPIDSKQSFEALYKRFNHRRYVHPDPLEYLYAFEDPGEREIVGFLSSSLAYGRVTQILKSISIVLERMGPSPRSFLLSTPDRSILSCFRGFRHRFTTGEELSRMLLGLKRVLREYGSLRECFEAGLERRHETILPSLSRFVEILLDGVRSPNSLLPLPSKGSTCKRLNLFLRWMVREDSVDPGGWRGVPASKLIIPLDTHMHRICRALGLTSRRQADMRTALEVTRHFRRINPGDPVRYDFSLTRLGIRRDTDLEKSLSRHFPSISPSSG, encoded by the coding sequence ATGGTGACCGCAGGGGGGCCACCCCCGATTGACTCCAAGCAAAGCTTCGAAGCGCTTTACAAACGCTTTAACCATCGTAGATACGTCCATCCCGATCCCCTTGAATACCTTTATGCATTCGAAGACCCGGGTGAAAGAGAAATCGTCGGATTCCTTTCATCCTCCCTCGCTTACGGGCGGGTAACCCAGATCTTAAAGAGTATTTCCATCGTGCTCGAGCGGATGGGGCCTTCCCCTCGCTCCTTTCTGCTTTCTACCCCGGATCGCTCCATTTTGTCCTGTTTCAGGGGCTTTCGACACCGTTTCACCACTGGGGAGGAACTATCCCGGATGCTTCTTGGATTGAAGCGGGTGCTCCGGGAATACGGATCTCTTCGAGAGTGTTTCGAGGCCGGATTGGAAAGGCGACATGAAACCATCCTGCCCTCTCTCTCGCGGTTCGTGGAAATCCTGCTGGACGGCGTCCGCTCCCCCAACTCTCTCCTTCCCTTGCCCTCCAAGGGAAGCACCTGCAAAAGGCTGAACCTGTTCTTGCGCTGGATGGTGCGGGAAGATTCGGTGGACCCGGGAGGGTGGCGCGGCGTCCCCGCTTCCAAGTTGATCATACCGCTGGATACACACATGCACCGAATCTGCCGGGCCCTTGGCCTCACTAGCCGGAGGCAGGCGGATATGCGGACGGCCCTGGAAGTGACGCGGCACTTCAGGAGGATCAATCCCGGAGATCCGGTCCGCTATGATTTTTCTCTTACAAGGCTGGGAATTCGAAGGGACACAGACCTGGAGAAATCCTTAAGCCGGCATTTCCCGTCTATTTCCCCTTCTTCAGGATGA
- a CDS encoding AMIN domain-containing protein, which produces MLKRVLWIVLLVVLLPAPNGRADILTGRYCYRAGYGESIDEARKITRTLAIGKAIQSAPLFKELFCPGGDPRDLADLIQVLQSGYLEDFKVLEHREEGKKVCEKVQVNIPERTLKEVFEREIRKRDKALEEYGLGNNGYLKILGVHRKEKDRYGDRIAVYLKVLKRTGSLYLASERNRKPYFKVCINYYDSSGMPIGGDAAFIHEKDVEMIPGEVKTIYFYAPPEASSYRVWLMDTKRRRSSQKPRHSRKKAENPLKIVTPATKTTGLKRVFKGIREEGGETELKIVIQADGPVRTYRNFFLDTPPRLVVDLPGSWEKPETFTFSTTDKILSRIRVGKHPGKLRIVLDLKDESLLSSTTLRESSEGLLIILKKGK; this is translated from the coding sequence ATGCTGAAAAGGGTTCTGTGGATAGTTTTGTTGGTCGTCCTGCTTCCGGCTCCGAACGGAAGAGCAGACATCCTTACGGGTCGGTACTGTTACAGGGCCGGGTATGGTGAATCCATTGATGAAGCGAGAAAAATCACCCGGACCCTGGCGATTGGAAAGGCGATCCAATCAGCGCCGCTCTTTAAAGAGTTATTTTGCCCGGGCGGGGATCCCCGGGATCTCGCCGATCTGATTCAGGTGCTCCAGTCCGGCTACCTGGAGGACTTCAAGGTACTGGAACATCGGGAAGAGGGGAAAAAGGTCTGCGAAAAGGTCCAGGTGAACATACCCGAAAGGACTTTGAAAGAGGTCTTTGAACGTGAGATACGAAAACGGGACAAGGCCTTAGAAGAATACGGACTGGGGAACAACGGCTACCTGAAGATTCTTGGTGTCCACAGGAAAGAAAAGGACCGCTATGGGGACCGTATCGCCGTATACTTAAAGGTCCTCAAGAGGACCGGCTCCCTATACCTCGCTTCGGAAAGAAACCGGAAGCCCTATTTCAAGGTATGCATCAATTACTACGATTCCTCCGGTATGCCTATTGGGGGGGATGCGGCCTTCATCCACGAAAAGGACGTTGAGATGATACCGGGTGAAGTCAAAACGATCTATTTCTATGCCCCGCCAGAGGCCTCCTCATACCGCGTATGGCTCATGGATACCAAGCGCCGGCGATCATCTCAAAAGCCCCGGCACTCACGGAAAAAAGCGGAGAACCCCCTTAAAATTGTAACCCCTGCCACCAAAACCACAGGGCTTAAACGGGTATTCAAAGGAATTCGTGAGGAAGGAGGTGAGACCGAACTCAAGATCGTGATTCAAGCCGACGGTCCGGTTCGGACCTATCGAAACTTCTTTCTGGACACCCCTCCCCGCCTCGTGGTGGATCTTCCAGGATCCTGGGAAAAACCCGAAACCTTTACGTTTTCAACGACCGACAAGATCCTGAGCAGGATCCGGGTCGGGAAACACCCCGGCAAACTCAGGATAGTTCTGGACCTGAAAGACGAATCCCTCCTCTCGAGCACCACCTTGAGGGAATCCTCCGAGGGGCTGCTGATCATCCTGAAGAAGGGGAAATAG
- the infA gene encoding translation initiation factor IF-1, giving the protein MSRDDLINLEGTVTRILGRGNVEIQCDNNVLVRAVLSGKMKKNRIRVIKGDRVKVSVSPYDTSHGIITYRHK; this is encoded by the coding sequence TTGAGCAGAGACGACCTGATAAATCTGGAAGGTACCGTGACCCGTATCCTCGGACGGGGAAACGTGGAGATCCAATGCGACAACAATGTCCTGGTGCGGGCCGTACTTTCAGGCAAGATGAAAAAAAACCGGATTCGGGTCATCAAGGGAGACCGCGTAAAAGTCAGTGTGTCCCCCTATGACACGTCTCACGGCATCATCACTTACCGCCACAAGTAG
- a CDS encoding IS4 family transposase: MRQFSCLDQYLSMAFAQLTYRESLRDVDACLRAERNKLYNVGIRSNNSRDTPANANKVRDRRIYAKFAYSLINTTRALYINDDFGVELDQTVYALDSTTIDLCLSVFPWAKFRRTKGAIKLHTLLDLRGSIPSFIHISDGKLHDVNGLDHLIPEPGAFYVMDRGYPGFERLYQLSQWATFFMTRAKSNLKCRRLYSNPVEKDTGLRCDQTVVLTGFYSSQHYPGKLRRIKYHETRTNKTLIFLANNFMRPTLTTAQLYRCRLRKEAVALEPAEH, translated from the coding sequence GTGCGGCAATTCAGTTGTCTCGATCAATACCTCAGTATGGCTTTTGCGCAACTTACCTATCGAGAGAGTCTACGGGACGTCGATGCCTGTCTCCGTGCCGAGCGCAACAAGCTGTATAACGTCGGTATACGAAGCAACAATTCCCGAGATACCCCGGCCAATGCCAACAAAGTGCGCGACAGGCGCATCTATGCAAAGTTCGCATACTCCCTTATCAACACAACGCGAGCACTCTATATCAACGACGACTTTGGGGTCGAACTTGACCAAACCGTCTATGCCCTCGATTCCACCACCATCGATCTTTGCCTGTCTGTCTTTCCATGGGCAAAGTTCAGGCGAACCAAGGGCGCCATCAAACTACACACGCTCCTGGATTTGCGTGGCAGCATTCCTTCTTTCATCCATATCAGCGACGGCAAGCTTCACGACGTCAATGGTCTCGATCACCTGATCCCGGAACCAGGGGCCTTCTACGTTATGGATCGAGGTTACCCGGGTTTCGAGCGACTCTATCAGCTCAGTCAATGGGCTACATTCTTCATGACACGCGCCAAATCCAATCTCAAGTGTCGCCGTCTCTATTCCAACCCCGTCGAGAAAGATACGGGACTCAGATGCGATCAGACTGTCGTGTTGACCGGTTTCTACTCTTCCCAGCATTACCCCGGAAAACTGCGCCGCATCAAGTACCACGAAACCAGAACCAACAAGACGCTGATCTTTCTTGCCAATAACTTCATGCGGCCAACACTGACCACCGCTCAACTCTATCGCTGCAGATTAAGAAAAGAGGCCGTCGCGTTGGAGCCTGCCGAACATTGA